DNA from Microbacterium sp. SORGH_AS_0969:
GGCTTCGGCGCCCGCGCCGCGTCGATCCTGCCGCCGCTCGGCGTGCTGGTCGTCCTGCTCGGCGCCTGGTACGGCGTCTCGATCGCCCTCGCGGCGTCGGGCAAGGGCTTCCTCATGCCCATGCCCCACGAGATGTTCACGCAGGGCTTCTTCGACCCGCAGGTCGGCGCCGACATCTGGATCTCGCTGTTCCGCACCACCGGCGTCGCCCTCACGGGTCTCGCGATCGCCATGATCATCGGCATCGGGTGGGCCATCGCGATGTCGCTGGCGCGCTGGGTCGAGCGGTCCACCTACGCGTACGCCGTGATGCTCCAGTGCATCCCGATCCTCGCGCTGGTGCCGCTCGTGGGCTTCTGGTTCGGCTACGAGTTCCTCGCCCGCGTGATCGTCTGCGTGCTCATCGCGCTGTTCCCGATGGTGTCGAACACGCTGTTCGGTCTGCAGTCGGTCGACAAGTCGCAGCGCGAGCTCTTCCGCCTGCAGAAGGCCGACAAGTGGACGGTGCTCACCAAGCTCACGCTCCCCGCCGCCCTCCCCTCGATCTTCGTGGGCATGCGCACCTCGGCCGGCCTCTCGGTCATCGGCGCGATCGTCGGCGACTACTTCTTCCGCCGCGGTGAGCCGGGCATCGGCTCGCTCATCTCGAACTACCAGTCGCGCCTGCAGAGCGCCGAACTGTTCGCCGCGATCCTCGCGGCGTGCCTCCTCGGCGTGGCGATCTTCGCGTTCTTCGGCTGGTTGTCGAAGGTCGCCGTCGGCCGCTGGTACGACAGCACGCGCTGACCCAGACCCCGGATGCCACGGCCTCCCCCCTCGTCACGAGCGAGGAGGCGGCATCCGGCGTACCCGGAAACACCCCGCACCTGCTTCACCTTCCGCACCCGAGTTCCATCCGTCACAGAAAGCGACCCAGCATGCAGCGCTCCACCCTTCTTCGCGCCACCGCCGCCACCGGTGCCTTCGCGATCGCCCTCACGCTCACCTCGTGCGCCGGGAGCGCCGCGGAGCAGGCGGCGCCGGCGACCGACATGCCCATCGGCTCGGTCGACCTCTCGGCCGACTGCCCCTCGACGATCGTGGTCCAGACCGACTGGAACCCCGAGGCCGAGCACGGTCACCTCTACGAGATGATCAAGGACGATTACACGATCGACGCGAACACCAAGTCGGTCACCGGCCCCCTCATGGCCGACGGCGAGTACACCGGCGTCAACCTCGAGATCCGCGCCGGTGGCCCCGCGATCGGCTTCCAGACCGTCTCGGCGCAGATGTACCAGGACGACAAGATCACCCTCGGTTACGTCAGCACGGACGAGGCCATCCAGCTCTCGGCGACCACCCCCACCAAGGCCGTCATGGCGCCGCTCGACATCAGCCCGACCATGGTCATGTGGGACCCCGCGACCTACCCCGACGTCAAGACCATCCAAGACGTCGCTCCGGCGCTCGAGAAGAACGGCGGCGTGTGGCGCTACTTCGACGGCTCCGCGTACATCGAGTACCTCAAGAGCGCGGGCCTGGCCAACGCCTCGATCCTCGACGGCTCGTACGACGGCACCCCGTCGAACTTCGTCGCCGCCGGCGGCAAGGACATGCAGCAGGGCTTCGCCTCGGCTGAGCCGTACGTGTACCAGAACGAGGTCTCGGCCTGGGGCAAGCCCGTGAAGTTCGCCCTGATCCACGACGCGGGATGGCAGACCTACCAGTCGTCGATGTCGGTGAAGAAGGACGACTTCGACAAGCTGTCACCGTGCCTCTCGAAGCTCGTCCCCGTTCTCCAGAAGGCGGGCGTCGCGTACTACAAGGACCCGAAGGCCGCGAACGACCTCATCCTCAAGCTCGTCGACGAGTACGCCACCGGCTGGACCTACACGCAGGGCGTCGCCGACTACTCGGTGAAGACGCAGGTCGACCTCGGCCTGGTCGGCAACGGCACCGACTCCACCTACGGCAACTTCGACGACGCCCGCTTCGCGGACTTCTACACGAAGGCTGCGAAGGTCTACACCGACCTCGGCACCCCGCCGGCGTCGGGTGAGACCGCGAAGGACCTCTACACGAACGAGTTCATCGACACCTCGATCTCGTTCTGACCCGTCCGGCCCGGCCCGCCTCGTGCGGGCCGGGCCGCCTCGGTCTGGTCCACCCCGGTGGCTTCGACAAGCTCAGCCACCCCCGAAACCCAGGTCCCTGAGCCCGTCGAAGGGACCGGGCACCGCGCCCACCCCCGAAACCCAGGTCCCTGAGCCCGTCGAAGGGACCGGGCACCGCGCCCACCCCCGAAACCCAGGTCCCTGAGCCCGTCGAAGGGACCGGAACCACACACCCCACGTCCCCGTTCCACCCGGAGAAACACCCATGAGCGACACCGCCACCCGCGTCCTCTCCCTCGAGGACGAGCTCCTCGACCTGCTCGGCCCCGCAGCCGTCAGCACCGAACCGCGCGTGCGCGAGCGCGCGAGCGTCGACGGCTCCCCGATGTCGCCGATCATCGCCGCACAGCTCCCGCTCGGGCTGGCCGATCTCGTCGTCTTCGCCGCGGACGCCGAGCAGATCGCCACGGCCGTGGCCGCGGCATCCCGTCACGGGGTCCCGATCACCGTGCGGGGCAAGGGCACGGGCAACTACGGTCAGGCCATTCCGATGCAGGGCGGCCTCGTCATCGACACCACCCGCGCCAAGGCCATCGTCGAGGTCGGCGACGGCTTCATTACCGCCGAGGCGGGCACCCCCATGGTGCTGCTCGAGCAGGCCGCGTGGGCCAGCGGGCAGGCGCTCTGGATGTACCCCTCGACCGCGCAGTCCACCATCGGCGGCTTCCTCTCGGGCGGCTCCGGCGGCACCGGCTCAATCGCCTACGGATCGAACGACCGCGGCTTCGTCGCCGCCCTCGACGTCGTGCACGCCGACGGCAGCGCCGAGATCCACCACGTCGAGGGCGACGAGGCCCAGAAGTACGTGCACAACTACGGCACCGCGGGGGTCATCGTCCGCGCGACCGTCCGCCTCGAGCCGCTGCGCGAGTGGCGCGGGCTCTGGGCGAGCTTCCCCGACTTCTCGGGCACCCTGTCGGTGCTGCAGACCATCGGCAACCTCGACCCCTCGCCGCGCCTCGTGTCGGGCGACGGCCCCGACATCTCGGCATCCCTTCCCGCCGACGAGGCGATCCCCGAGGGCCGGTCGAGTCTTCGCGTGATCCTGGATGCCGCCCAGATCGACACCGTGACCGCGATCATCGAGGGCGCCGGCGGGCGCGTCGAGGCGGTGCGCGAGGGGCCCCAGGCGAGCATCCGCCTGTCGATGCTCAGCTACAACCACCCGATCGAGTGGTACCAGAAGAGCCAGCCGCACGAGGTCTTCCACCTCGAAGTGGCGGGGATGCCGCTGAGCGAGAACGTCGAGGCGGTCGAGGCCGTGTTCCCCGGCGGGAAGCTCCACATCGAGTCGACGAAGCAGCACCCGATCGGCATGCTCGCCGCCCCCTACGTGAGCGAGGAGGACGTGTATCGCGGCATCGCCGCGCTCAACGCGATCGGTGTGGGCGTGCACAACCCCCACCAGTGGAACGTCGACTTCAACGTCGAGCAGACGGTCGAGACCGCGCGCGTGACCGACCCGAACGGCCTGCTGAACCCCGGCAAGCTCAACCCCGAGTACACCGGCGCCCGCAAGGGAGCGATCCGTTGAGCCGTCTGCTCGCCGAGCTGAGCGGCCCCGCCGCCGCCGAGGCCCTCACCGAGAAGTCGATCATCGTGCTGCCCACGGGCGCGATCGAGCACCACGGTCCGCATCTGCCCCTGGCGACGGATGCCATCGTGGCCGAGGCCTCGGCGACGGCCGCCGTCGCGCGGGCCGCGGCCCAGGGCCTCGACGTCTGGCAGCTGCCGACCCTGTCGATCACGAAGTCGGACGAGCACTCCTGGGCTCCCGGGACGCTGTGGCTCACGCCCGAGACGATGATGCAGACGATCGTCGACATCGGCCGGTCGCTTCTGACCACGCGCGCCCGCACCCTCGTGTTCCTCAACGGGCACGGCGGCAACGTCGCGCTGCTGAACGTCGCGAACCGCGAGCTGCGCCGCCGCTTCGGCCTGCGCACGTTCTTCATGCCCGCCGCGCGCGTGCCCTCGTTCGACGGCACCGACGGCGGCCCCGACGAGCACGGCACCGGCATCCACGCCGGCCACGGCGAGACGAGCATGATCATGCACCTGCGGCCCGAGCTCGTCGACGCGTCGAAATTCGAAGCGACGGTGCCGGCGCACATCGGCGACTTCCGGCACATCGGCTTCAACGGCAAACCCGTGACCTTCGGCTGGCTGTCGAACGACTTCGGTCCCACGGGGGTGCTCGGCGACCCCACGGGGGCGAACGCCGCCCACGGGGCGCAGCTGTTCGAGGACAGCGTGTCGTTCGTCGTCGAAGCCCTCGAGGAGATCAGCCGATTCGACTACACGGCGTGAGCGCCGTGACGCCGAACGCGATGGGCTCGGCGGCGCGCGCGTGAGCGCCGCCGCCGAGACGCGTCAGGGGGTTCGCGCCTACGGGCAGGTGCTGCGCCTGCCCGGGGCGCGGAGCTTCGTCGCCGCGGGCATCCTGGCCCGTTTCCCGCGCGCGACCCTGTCGCTCGGCATCATCCTTCTGGTGTCGGCGGTGACCGGGAGCTTCGCCTCCGCGGGACTCGTCGTCGCGCCGCTGGTCGGCGGCATGGCAGTCGCGGCGCCGCTCTGGTCGTCGCGCATGGATCGGCACGGCCAGGCGCGGGTGATCCTGGTGTCTCTCGGATGCCTCGTGCTCGCGGCATCCGGATTCCTCGCCCTCGTGCTCGCGGGGGCACCGTTCTGGACGTGGCTCGTCGCCGCGTTCGTGACCGGGGCGTCGACTCCCGACCTGACCTCGGCCGTGCGGGCGCGGTGGACGGTCCTGGCGCCCGAGTCGCAGCGGACCGCCGCGCTCGCGCTCGAGACGATCGCCGATCAGATGGTCTTCATCTCCGGTCCGCCCGCGATCACGGCGGTCGCCGCCGCGATCGATCCCGCCGTGGCGATGCTCGGCTCGCTCGGGCTCGGGGTGGTCGGCGGGGTGTGGCTCGCGTCGCAGCGAGGGACGCAGCCCGTCGCGACCCCGCGCGGGCCGCGCCGAGGTCTCGTGCTTCCGCCCGCCGGGGTGATCCCGGTGGCGATCGCGTGCATCGCCCTCGGCGGAGTCTTCGGCGCCTTCGACGTCAGCCTCGTCGGCTGGGCCGAGCTGAGCGAACGGCCGTGGCTCGCGGGCCCGGCGTTCAGCGCCTTGGCGGTGGCCATCGCCATCGGCTCGGTCATCACGGGCGCTCGCGCATGGAAGCTGTCGCCCGCCGCTCGATACATCGGCTTCGCGGCGCTGGCCGCCGTCGTCGCCGCGGGCCTGCCCGTGGCGCAGGGCTCGGCGCCCGTGCTGTTCGGCGTGATCCTGCTGCTGGGCCTCGCGGTGTCGCCGGTGATGGTGTCCGGCATCCTGGTCGCGTCCGCGCGGGCACCCGAGGGGCGTGTGACCGAGACGCTCGCCTACCCGACCGCCGCGATGTCGCTCGGCGTGCCGATCGGCGGGGTGATCGCGGGAGCGGCCCTGGATGCCACGGGCCCGGCGACTGCCCTGGTCACGATCGCGGTGTCGCTGGCTCTCGCGGCGGCGATCGCCGCGGTAGGTGAGGCGTTGTTGCGGGCACGGCGGCGGTAGGGGCGGAGGCTTCGACGGGCTCAGCCACCGCGCACGACCGAGACCCCCTGCCGCCACCGAGGTCCCTGAGCCTGTCGAAGGGACCGGACACGCGCGGCGGCGGGCGGACGACGCGTACCGTGGCTGTCATGGAGCCCGAGACCGAGGAACAGCGAGCGCGCTTGGCGCACTGGAGCTGGCAGGAACGGTCGCTGACGTCCACCACACCGCCACGGCTCGAGGACGGTCGTCGGCTCATCCGCGTCTTCCCCGAGTGGATCAGCTGCCTCCCCCTCTGGGAGAACTACACGGACAACTACCCGTTCGAACGCGACGTCCTGCCCCTCTCGTCCGAGCTGCAGGACCGGCTCGTGGCGTGGAACGACCACTGGCAGAACCGGGACCTCGACGAGGAGGTGCCCGACCTCGACCGGTGGATCGCCGAGGGCCGGGAACTCGTCGCCCGGCTCCGCGACGAGCTGGGTGACATCGCCGACGTGCGGGCCGAGTTCGGCCTGTGAAGCGCGAGTCCTCGTTCGGTGAGTGTCCAAAACACCCGGGAAGGTGCCGCGACACGTCCGGGTGTCTTGGACACTCAAGTTGAGGGAAGCCGGCGCGGGCGGGGGCCGCGGGGCTAGAGGATGACGCCGAACTCGTCAGCCAGGGCGGGCAGCTGCGTGTGCAGGACCTCGGATGCCTCGACCGCGAGCGGGTTCGTCGAGACGCCGTCCTGACTCACGAGCTTGCCCCCGACGTACACCTGCTTCAGGTTGCGCGTGCCGCACGCGAGCACGTAGCTGCGCACGGGGTTCCACAGCGGACCGATGTCGGGGGTGCGCGGGTCGACCACCACGAAGTCGGCGAACTTGCCGACCTCGAGGCTGCCGACGCGGTCGTCGACGCCCATGATCTCGGCGCCGCCCAGGGTGTGCAGGCGCAGGACCCGCTCGGGCATCATCGACAGCGGGTCGTGGGTGCGTGCGCGCTGCATGAACATGCCCATGCGCATGTTCTGCCACGGGTCGGCGACGTCGGTGCAGGCCTGGTCGTCGAGGCCCATGCCGACCTTCATGCCGAGGTCGAGCATCTCGGGCACATGCGCGATGCCGGACGCGAGACGCCCGTTCGACGCGGGCTGCCACGACATGCTCGCGCCGCCGGCAGCGGCATCCGCGATGATCTCGGGCGTCGTCTGGATGAAGTGCCCGAACATCATGCCCGGCCGCAGGGCTCCGGCGTTCTTGTACAGCTGGAACTTCGTCTGCTGGTGCTCGATCGCCTCGTACGTCTCGAGGAAGTGCGCCTGGTTGGTAACGCCGAAGCGGTCCATGACCGCGACCTCGATCTCAGCGGCATCCGGCCGAGTCGACCACTGCACCTGCCCCATGATCGACGCGCCGAGCGCGATGTCGGGGTCCATGGCCAGGACGTGATCGAGGGATGCCTCGAACCGGGCGAAGATCTCGTCGTCGGTGCCGACGGTGGCGTCGAGCGCGATGGAGTCGACGAAGCGGAGCCCGGCGTCATGGCATCCGTCGGCCTGTCGGGTGTGCCAGGCGTGATCGCGAAGCTGTCCGCCGCCGTCGGCGCGCTTGCCGTCGACCATGGGCTCCCAGGGCAGGAGCGGGTCGGTGAAGTTGTACGCCGTGGTCACGCCGTTGGCGAGGAAGTCGAGCGAACCGTGCAGGGTCGCCCAGTAGATCTGGTCGGGCGAGGCGTTGTTGAGCACGCTGAACATCGAGGTGCACCAGCCGTAGAGCGTCTGGTCGACGCCGAGTCCGCGCGAGCCGCTCGTGAAGAGGTGGCTGTGGGAGGAGACGAATCCCGGGGCGACGAACTTGCCGTCGACGTCGAGGACCTCGTCCGCGGAGACATCCGGGGCAGGGTCACCGGCACCGATCGCGGAGATGCGTCCGTCTTCGACGAGCATGTAGCCGCGCTCGATGTATCCGGGGTCGTCGGTGCCCGCGGGGACGGTGATGAGGCGTGCGTTGGTGACCAGGAGCGACATGTTGATGACGGTAACAATCGCGTGTTTCCGCGGTGTTCCAAGCGTGCGGCGGAGCGTTTGCGTGACGGTTTCGTCGCGCCGCGTCCCAATATGTGCGGCTCAGCACCCCTGGGACTGCACAAAGTGGGACACGGTGCAGCCAACGCGGGTCGGCTCAGCGGCCGTGAGCACCGGTGGCTCTCCATGTCCCAAAATGTGCGGCTCAGCACCCCTGGGGCTGCACGAAGTGGGACACGGTCCAGCCGACGCGAGTCGGCTCAGCGGCCGTGAGCACCGGTGGCTCTCCATGTCCCAAAATGTGCGGCGCAGCACCCCTGGGGCTGCACAAAGTGGGACACGGTGCAGCCAACGCGGGTCGGCTCAGCGGCCGTGAGCACCGGTGGCTCTCCATGTCCCAATATGTGCGGCCCAGCACCCCTGGGACTGCACAAAGTGGGACACGGTCCAGCCGACGCCGAACGCGCGCGGCGGCGCGTCGCCCTACGCGCGCCGCAGATCACGCGAAGGCGCGACGCACCGCGGGCGCGATCGCCTCGAGGACCTCGTCGCGCGCGGGCGTCGACGGGAACACCAGGAACAGGTGCGGCACACCCGCGCGCCGCACGAACTCGACGGGGACTCCGGATGCCGCCAACCGCCCGGCGTACTCCTCGGCCTCGTCGGACAGCGGGTCGACGCTCGCCGCGACGATCACCGCCGGCGCCGATCCATCGACGACGGCGGCGCGCAACGGCGCCGCCTCGACGGGCACCGCGCCCGCGGCATCCTGCACGTACAGCCCCCAGTACCACTGCATGCCCTTCGCGGTCAGCGGCAGGTTCTCGGTGTGCGCGCGGTAGCTGGGGCGCTCGGGGTCGGGGGCGTCGAGCACGGGGCACAGCAGCACCTGGACCCGGATGCCGGGAGCCCGACCCTCGCGCGAGCGCAGGGCGAGCGCGGCGGCGAGGTTGCCCCCCGCGCTGTGCCCGGCGACCCCGAGCAGCGCGGGGTCGATCAGCCCTTCGGCCCCCGAGGCGGCGAAACGCAACGCCCGCTCGCAGTCGTCGAGCCCGGCTGGGAAGGGATGCTCGGGCGCAAGCCGGTAGTCGACGCTCAGCACCTGGGTCCCCGTCGCGGCGGCGAGCGCGCGGCACAGCGCGTCGTTGTTGTCGAGGTCGCCCGCGACCCAGCCGCCACCGTGGGCGAGGACGAGCGTCCCGCGGTGGCCCGCGCGGGGCCGGTAGAGGCGCAGCGCGAGGCCGTCGGCATCCAGATCTCGCGACTCGACGACCTCGTCGTCGGGCAGCCGCACCCACGACGGGTTCGCGCGGAGCTCCGCGATGCGCGCGGCGTCGTCGCCGTCGGCATCCGTGGCACCGGACGGGATGGTTCCCGCCTGCGCCGCGAGCCGCGCAAGGTGCG
Protein-coding regions in this window:
- a CDS encoding alpha/beta hydrolase; amino-acid sequence: MIDAVHPAITDPHVRAHLARLAAQAGTIPSGATDADGDDAARIAELRANPSWVRLPDDEVVESRDLDADGLALRLYRPRAGHRGTLVLAHGGGWVAGDLDNNDALCRALAAATGTQVLSVDYRLAPEHPFPAGLDDCERALRFAASGAEGLIDPALLGVAGHSAGGNLAAALALRSREGRAPGIRVQVLLCPVLDAPDPERPSYRAHTENLPLTAKGMQWYWGLYVQDAAGAVPVEAAPLRAAVVDGSAPAVIVAASVDPLSDEAEEYAGRLAASGVPVEFVRRAGVPHLFLVFPSTPARDEVLEAIAPAVRRAFA
- a CDS encoding ABC transporter substrate-binding protein, producing the protein MQRSTLLRATAATGAFAIALTLTSCAGSAAEQAAPATDMPIGSVDLSADCPSTIVVQTDWNPEAEHGHLYEMIKDDYTIDANTKSVTGPLMADGEYTGVNLEIRAGGPAIGFQTVSAQMYQDDKITLGYVSTDEAIQLSATTPTKAVMAPLDISPTMVMWDPATYPDVKTIQDVAPALEKNGGVWRYFDGSAYIEYLKSAGLANASILDGSYDGTPSNFVAAGGKDMQQGFASAEPYVYQNEVSAWGKPVKFALIHDAGWQTYQSSMSVKKDDFDKLSPCLSKLVPVLQKAGVAYYKDPKAANDLILKLVDEYATGWTYTQGVADYSVKTQVDLGLVGNGTDSTYGNFDDARFADFYTKAAKVYTDLGTPPASGETAKDLYTNEFIDTSISF
- a CDS encoding amidohydrolase family protein, which translates into the protein MSLLVTNARLITVPAGTDDPGYIERGYMLVEDGRISAIGAGDPAPDVSADEVLDVDGKFVAPGFVSSHSHLFTSGSRGLGVDQTLYGWCTSMFSVLNNASPDQIYWATLHGSLDFLANGVTTAYNFTDPLLPWEPMVDGKRADGGGQLRDHAWHTRQADGCHDAGLRFVDSIALDATVGTDDEIFARFEASLDHVLAMDPDIALGASIMGQVQWSTRPDAAEIEVAVMDRFGVTNQAHFLETYEAIEHQQTKFQLYKNAGALRPGMMFGHFIQTTPEIIADAAAGGASMSWQPASNGRLASGIAHVPEMLDLGMKVGMGLDDQACTDVADPWQNMRMGMFMQRARTHDPLSMMPERVLRLHTLGGAEIMGVDDRVGSLEVGKFADFVVVDPRTPDIGPLWNPVRSYVLACGTRNLKQVYVGGKLVSQDGVSTNPLAVEASEVLHTQLPALADEFGVIL
- a CDS encoding ABC transporter permease; the protein is MSTTSAEPVAALSPEPTASTPPPTPPKKSTPARRRGFGARAASILPPLGVLVVLLGAWYGVSIALAASGKGFLMPMPHEMFTQGFFDPQVGADIWISLFRTTGVALTGLAIAMIIGIGWAIAMSLARWVERSTYAYAVMLQCIPILALVPLVGFWFGYEFLARVIVCVLIALFPMVSNTLFGLQSVDKSQRELFRLQKADKWTVLTKLTLPAALPSIFVGMRTSAGLSVIGAIVGDYFFRRGEPGIGSLISNYQSRLQSAELFAAILAACLLGVAIFAFFGWLSKVAVGRWYDSTR
- a CDS encoding MFS transporter; its protein translation is MSAAAETRQGVRAYGQVLRLPGARSFVAAGILARFPRATLSLGIILLVSAVTGSFASAGLVVAPLVGGMAVAAPLWSSRMDRHGQARVILVSLGCLVLAASGFLALVLAGAPFWTWLVAAFVTGASTPDLTSAVRARWTVLAPESQRTAALALETIADQMVFISGPPAITAVAAAIDPAVAMLGSLGLGVVGGVWLASQRGTQPVATPRGPRRGLVLPPAGVIPVAIACIALGGVFGAFDVSLVGWAELSERPWLAGPAFSALAVAIAIGSVITGARAWKLSPAARYIGFAALAAVVAAGLPVAQGSAPVLFGVILLLGLAVSPVMVSGILVASARAPEGRVTETLAYPTAAMSLGVPIGGVIAGAALDATGPATALVTIAVSLALAAAIAAVGEALLRARRR
- a CDS encoding creatininase family protein, translated to MSRLLAELSGPAAAEALTEKSIIVLPTGAIEHHGPHLPLATDAIVAEASATAAVARAAAQGLDVWQLPTLSITKSDEHSWAPGTLWLTPETMMQTIVDIGRSLLTTRARTLVFLNGHGGNVALLNVANRELRRRFGLRTFFMPAARVPSFDGTDGGPDEHGTGIHAGHGETSMIMHLRPELVDASKFEATVPAHIGDFRHIGFNGKPVTFGWLSNDFGPTGVLGDPTGANAAHGAQLFEDSVSFVVEALEEISRFDYTA
- a CDS encoding FAD-binding oxidoreductase, which produces MSDTATRVLSLEDELLDLLGPAAVSTEPRVRERASVDGSPMSPIIAAQLPLGLADLVVFAADAEQIATAVAAASRHGVPITVRGKGTGNYGQAIPMQGGLVIDTTRAKAIVEVGDGFITAEAGTPMVLLEQAAWASGQALWMYPSTAQSTIGGFLSGGSGGTGSIAYGSNDRGFVAALDVVHADGSAEIHHVEGDEAQKYVHNYGTAGVIVRATVRLEPLREWRGLWASFPDFSGTLSVLQTIGNLDPSPRLVSGDGPDISASLPADEAIPEGRSSLRVILDAAQIDTVTAIIEGAGGRVEAVREGPQASIRLSMLSYNHPIEWYQKSQPHEVFHLEVAGMPLSENVEAVEAVFPGGKLHIESTKQHPIGMLAAPYVSEEDVYRGIAALNAIGVGVHNPHQWNVDFNVEQTVETARVTDPNGLLNPGKLNPEYTGARKGAIR